A genomic region of Actinomycetota bacterium contains the following coding sequences:
- a CDS encoding SBBP repeat-containing protein: protein MNFAPNRGEVDGEAVFYLRAPDATIGFTDSGVRLDLTKDGARHRLEFAFVGARPTVPGGSGAPVNLVDRGESPGKDAVSSSSKLTYSNLWPGIDLEFFGDSGQLKYQAIVKPGADPSLVRFSWTGADSVSLKSGSLEVATPVMTLTDPAPYSYQDRGGGRTEVATSFDLADAGEFGFVVGAYDPSRVLVIDPVIYKSASLLASGGTQTVMDGDGYLYTIGTSSGSDLSDLPGAPGGVPGFDSSSNGSTDAFVAKLNPDATEYVYATFLGGAGDDIGSRIAIDAAGAAYVTGTTDDGSTFLRTDSALPRFDAGYRKTRWLDGWAAKLDPSGTSLEYAGVIGGTGDETPLGIAVGPDGSAHIVGETWSPRQTFPYGESRGAVTGLETAPIEGASSLDLRAFLVKLNPSGTAYDSASYLAAGSATGIHVDGGGVAHVVGSTLKMDPQSFPDGDGIGSIPGVDQTPNGDVDGYYLTVSPDARRVVTASFIGGRRDDYPTDITLDVAGNAYVTGTTHSREVSFPDGDGIGALPSPDRTFNGSADGFVVKIDRQAEAFAYAGYIGGKSSEMGGAVAVDGRGAAYIVGQTWSSQLSFPDGNGMAGYEGPNQRYSDDGDGYAVKVNPSGSGIEWATYVADSNRGISNSVSIAPNGNPIVSGYSSDSEERFPAGFGQELIPGLRRERGGAFVIEIGEGSWAPPESPPGLKLTQPYYLHTARGDPIGFIARFDNAVTGFDESDLSFAGTTAGGPPRATITGGPSEYFIAVGGLTTAGSVDMHIPAGAAFDHAGNASLAATVPAYKPPNEWLDWIPNEDLSVFVDGSSDGMAPMEFRANFTDEVTGFDASDVRFDRSTAQGNLHAEVTGGPSEYRISVTGMTGPGVVEVSIPAGSAVDSQGRVNRDSGSWGNTDKVEWLPPPPKEITLAINQAPGQQDPGSGGSIFFTLEYSEPVSGLSEYVNKAGSTVIEDYRDLQVKITGGPTVFQVEVTGMTEPGILNIWPSGMMGAQLLSGGRAVGYTISNDRAVFWTPPSPDVTPTPSPSPSPSPSPSPSPSPSPSPSASPSPSPSPSPSPSPTTQAPAGGKPLAWGWNAFGMLGSGSLVDGREPASVSNLSGITQQSAGILHSAALKEDGTVWSWGWNGVGQLGDGSATDRHTPVRVNGLTDVVAISSGWYHNVALKKDGSVWTWGWNPFGQLGDGSTVSSPTPVRVSGLSDIAAISAGTLHNLALKKDGTVWSWGWNGFGQLGNGSTAQHNAPVKVSTGTAFKSVSAGGFHNLAVDQAGNVWGWGWNGFGQVGASGTFNRPLPVKLKAPINVEQVSAGYAHSLATGAQGTYAWGWNAFGQLGDGTIADRPSPVRIGALTNVSAGLAHSLGVTNGRISAWGWNGLGQLGDGTTTDRHRPTPIGNPGAAGVAAGTYHSLATETTP from the coding sequence TTGAACTTCGCCCCCAACCGGGGGGAGGTCGACGGCGAAGCGGTCTTCTACCTTCGAGCCCCGGATGCCACCATCGGCTTTACGGACTCGGGTGTTCGGTTGGACCTCACGAAAGACGGCGCGCGCCACCGCCTGGAATTTGCATTCGTCGGAGCCCGGCCAACCGTGCCGGGAGGGTCCGGCGCCCCGGTCAACCTCGTCGACCGGGGAGAGAGTCCGGGTAAAGACGCGGTCTCCTCAAGCTCGAAGCTCACCTATTCAAACCTCTGGCCCGGCATCGACCTGGAGTTCTTCGGCGACAGCGGCCAGCTGAAGTATCAGGCGATCGTGAAACCCGGGGCAGACCCCTCCCTCGTCCGGTTCTCGTGGACCGGAGCAGATTCGGTCTCGTTGAAGAGTGGTTCTCTCGAGGTTGCAACCCCCGTCATGACTCTCACCGACCCGGCGCCCTACTCCTATCAGGACCGCGGAGGCGGACGAACCGAGGTGGCCACCTCCTTTGACCTTGCGGATGCGGGGGAGTTTGGCTTCGTGGTCGGCGCCTACGATCCAAGCCGCGTTTTGGTGATCGACCCGGTTATCTACAAGTCGGCGAGCCTGCTTGCGTCCGGAGGCACTCAGACGGTGATGGACGGCGACGGGTATCTCTACACAATCGGCACCTCTTCCGGGTCCGATCTTTCCGATCTGCCCGGGGCTCCGGGGGGCGTTCCCGGCTTCGATTCCAGCAGCAACGGTTCAACCGACGCATTTGTCGCGAAGCTGAACCCGGATGCGACCGAGTACGTGTACGCGACCTTCCTAGGTGGAGCCGGAGACGACATCGGTTCCCGGATTGCCATCGATGCTGCGGGGGCCGCATATGTCACCGGCACGACGGACGACGGATCGACCTTCCTACGCACGGATTCCGCCTTGCCCAGGTTCGATGCCGGCTACAGGAAAACTCGTTGGCTCGACGGCTGGGCCGCGAAGCTGGACCCCTCAGGCACGTCTTTGGAGTACGCCGGAGTCATCGGCGGAACGGGGGACGAGACGCCACTGGGCATCGCGGTCGGCCCCGACGGAAGCGCCCATATTGTCGGGGAGACGTGGTCACCCAGACAGACCTTCCCCTACGGGGAATCGAGGGGCGCCGTCACCGGACTCGAGACCGCCCCGATCGAAGGAGCGAGCTCCCTGGACCTCAGGGCCTTCCTGGTGAAGCTCAATCCATCCGGCACGGCTTACGACTCCGCCTCCTACCTTGCTGCGGGAAGCGCTACGGGGATCCACGTAGACGGCGGTGGAGTCGCTCACGTGGTGGGAAGCACCCTGAAAATGGACCCACAATCCTTCCCGGATGGCGATGGAATCGGGAGTATCCCGGGCGTCGACCAGACTCCGAACGGGGACGTCGACGGTTACTACCTGACGGTGTCGCCCGACGCCCGCCGGGTTGTAACCGCATCGTTCATCGGCGGCCGCCGCGATGATTACCCGACCGACATCACGCTCGACGTCGCGGGCAACGCCTACGTCACCGGCACCACCCACTCCAGGGAGGTCAGCTTTCCGGACGGGGACGGCATCGGGGCCCTTCCGAGCCCAGATCGCACCTTCAACGGGTCGGCGGACGGTTTCGTGGTCAAAATCGATCGACAAGCCGAGGCCTTCGCCTACGCCGGATACATCGGTGGCAAGTCGAGCGAGATGGGCGGTGCGGTTGCGGTCGACGGCCGGGGCGCCGCCTACATCGTCGGACAAACCTGGTCGAGCCAGCTTTCCTTCCCCGACGGTAACGGGATGGCCGGGTACGAGGGGCCAAACCAGAGGTACTCCGACGACGGCGACGGTTATGCGGTGAAGGTCAACCCGTCCGGGTCCGGCATCGAGTGGGCGACCTATGTGGCGGACAGCAACCGTGGCATCTCCAACTCTGTCTCGATAGCCCCCAATGGGAACCCCATTGTTTCGGGATACAGCTCCGACTCCGAAGAACGTTTCCCCGCGGGCTTCGGCCAGGAGCTCATTCCCGGCCTGCGAAGGGAACGAGGCGGCGCTTTCGTGATCGAGATCGGCGAAGGTTCGTGGGCACCGCCGGAATCGCCCCCGGGGCTCAAACTGACTCAGCCCTACTACCTGCATACGGCGAGAGGTGACCCTATTGGCTTCATCGCGAGGTTCGACAACGCGGTTACGGGCTTTGACGAATCGGACCTGAGCTTCGCAGGCACCACCGCCGGAGGTCCGCCTCGGGCGACGATCACCGGTGGGCCCAGCGAATACTTTATTGCCGTTGGCGGACTTACAACTGCCGGGTCGGTGGACATGCACATTCCGGCCGGAGCAGCCTTCGATCATGCGGGAAACGCCAGCCTCGCCGCGACCGTTCCGGCCTACAAGCCGCCGAACGAGTGGCTGGACTGGATCCCCAACGAGGACCTGTCCGTCTTCGTCGACGGGAGCAGCGACGGAATGGCGCCGATGGAGTTCAGAGCGAATTTCACCGACGAGGTCACCGGCTTCGACGCGTCGGATGTTCGCTTCGATAGGTCGACGGCGCAGGGGAACCTTCACGCTGAGGTGACCGGAGGCCCCAGCGAGTACAGGATTTCCGTCACAGGGATGACCGGCCCCGGGGTGGTAGAGGTGTCGATTCCGGCCGGCTCGGCGGTGGATTCCCAGGGAAGGGTCAATAGGGACTCAGGCTCGTGGGGCAACACCGACAAGGTCGAGTGGCTCCCTCCGCCTCCCAAAGAGATAACGCTTGCCATCAATCAGGCACCCGGCCAGCAGGACCCCGGTTCGGGCGGCTCAATCTTTTTCACATTGGAGTACAGCGAACCGGTTAGCGGACTCTCCGAATACGTGAACAAGGCGGGGAGCACGGTGATCGAGGATTACCGGGACCTCCAGGTGAAGATCACCGGCGGCCCCACCGTTTTCCAGGTGGAGGTGACCGGGATGACCGAGCCCGGCATCCTCAACATATGGCCGTCGGGAATGATGGGTGCCCAACTGCTGTCGGGCGGCCGGGCCGTGGGTTACACGATCTCCAACGACCGGGCCGTCTTCTGGACCCCCCCTTCTCCCGACGTCACTCCGACCCCCTCTCCGAGCCCCTCTCCGTCACCCAGCCCGAGCCCGTCACCCAGCCCGAGCCCGTCACCCAGCGCCTCTCCGAGCCCCTCTCCCTCTCCGTCGCCCAGTCCTTCTCCAACTACGCAGGCCCCGGCAGGGGGCAAGCCCCTCGCCTGGGGATGGAACGCCTTTGGAATGTTGGGGAGCGGAAGTCTGGTCGACGGACGTGAGCCGGCTTCCGTGTCCAACCTGAGCGGTATAACCCAGCAGTCGGCCGGCATCCTCCACTCGGCGGCCCTGAAGGAAGACGGCACGGTCTGGTCATGGGGATGGAACGGTGTCGGCCAGCTGGGGGACGGATCGGCCACCGACCGGCACACTCCCGTCCGGGTAAATGGTCTCACCGACGTTGTGGCCATCTCCAGCGGTTGGTATCACAACGTGGCGCTCAAGAAGGACGGCAGCGTGTGGACCTGGGGATGGAACCCCTTCGGACAGCTGGGCGATGGTTCGACAGTCTCGTCGCCGACACCCGTACGGGTATCCGGGCTGAGCGACATCGCCGCGATCTCAGCCGGCACCCTGCACAACCTTGCCCTGAAAAAGGACGGAACGGTGTGGTCATGGGGTTGGAACGGCTTCGGCCAGCTGGGAAACGGGAGCACTGCTCAACACAACGCTCCGGTAAAGGTGTCGACGGGGACCGCCTTCAAGTCGGTGTCCGCCGGCGGCTTCCACAACCTGGCGGTCGACCAGGCCGGCAACGTCTGGGGGTGGGGCTGGAACGGCTTCGGCCAGGTCGGCGCTTCCGGCACCTTCAACCGGCCCCTCCCGGTCAAGCTGAAAGCTCCGATCAACGTTGAGCAGGTCTCGGCCGGTTATGCCCACAGCCTGGCGACAGGAGCGCAGGGCACCTACGCCTGGGGCTGGAATGCGTTTGGCCAGCTGGGTGACGGCACCATCGCCGACCGCCCATCGCCGGTAAGAATCGGCGCGCTGACCAATGTCTCCGCAGGTCTGGCTCACTCGCTCGGCGTAACCAACGGGCGCATTTCCGCCTGGGGATGGAACGGTTTGGGCCAGCTGGGTGACGGCACAACCACCGACCGCCACCGCCCAACCCCCATCGGTAACCCTGGGGCGGCCGGCGTCGCTGCCGGGACCTACCACAGCCTCGCTACTGAAACTACGCCCTAG
- a CDS encoding phosphoribosyltransferase family protein codes for MTGGTRSASSRSLAELRKELAQVILDFGYERREEPFQLSSGGTSHDYIDAKRAIAKGSRFGLVAEAIQALAARHGVSFDAAGGMTMGADPIGVAVAMLTDTEWFSVRKASKGHGRQRRIEGKEFGPGVSVLLVDDVITSGRSILDALDALEEVDAKVVLATTLVDRGNVARGAFEERGVLYEPLLTYKDLGIDPVA; via the coding sequence ATGACTGGTGGCACGCGCTCGGCGTCTTCCCGTTCACTGGCCGAGTTACGCAAAGAGCTGGCCCAGGTCATCCTGGACTTCGGCTACGAACGACGGGAGGAGCCGTTCCAGCTCTCGTCGGGCGGCACCAGCCACGACTACATCGACGCCAAGCGGGCAATCGCCAAGGGGAGCCGCTTCGGGCTCGTCGCCGAGGCGATTCAGGCGCTGGCTGCCCGGCACGGCGTCAGCTTCGACGCTGCAGGCGGCATGACCATGGGCGCCGACCCCATCGGCGTGGCGGTGGCGATGCTCACAGACACCGAGTGGTTCTCGGTCCGCAAGGCGTCGAAGGGGCATGGCCGGCAGCGGCGCATCGAGGGCAAGGAGTTCGGCCCCGGGGTCTCGGTACTGCTGGTCGACGACGTGATCACCTCGGGCCGGTCGATCCTGGATGCTCTCGACGCGCTCGAGGAGGTCGATGCCAAGGTGGTCCTGGCGACCACGCTGGTCGACCGGGGCAACGTCGCCAGGGGCGCCTTCGAGGAGCGGGGGGTTCTCTACGAGCCGCTTCTGACCTACAAGGACCTGGGGATCGACCCGGTCGCCTGA
- a CDS encoding MarR family transcriptional regulator, producing the protein MEAPFALADDLGLILSRLGTVTRLRLADALSPLGVTMRQFAVLRALEAHQGLSQAELGERLQIDASSIVLVLDDCQKAGWAERRPDPSDRRRYALHLTPTGRRVLMRAREAASRAQEQLFAPLSPKQRVELSGLLALLASSGPMVASPATKNAAKAASGR; encoded by the coding sequence GTGGAAGCACCGTTCGCTCTGGCGGACGACCTCGGCCTGATCCTTTCCCGGTTGGGCACGGTGACCCGCCTGCGCCTGGCGGATGCGCTGTCGCCCCTCGGGGTCACCATGCGGCAGTTCGCGGTTCTCCGGGCGTTGGAGGCCCACCAGGGACTATCCCAGGCCGAGCTCGGTGAGCGTCTGCAGATCGACGCCAGTTCGATAGTTTTGGTCCTGGACGACTGTCAGAAGGCTGGGTGGGCCGAGCGCCGGCCCGACCCCTCCGACCGGCGCCGTTATGCCCTGCACCTGACCCCGACCGGCCGCCGGGTGCTCATGAGAGCCCGCGAAGCGGCATCCCGGGCGCAGGAACAACTCTTTGCCCCGCTCAGTCCCAAGCAGCGGGTTGAGCTCTCCGGGCTGCTCGCTCTGCTGGCCAGCTCGGGGCCGATGGTCGCTTCGCCGGCAACCAAAAATGCAGCGAAGGCTGCATCCGGCCGGTGA
- a CDS encoding glycosyltransferase, producing the protein MTNTPHPDRPASDQPPEPHRIALCHEWLSGRSGSEKTFEAMAQEFPRADLFSLTWNRSAEYDFGGRPVKTTALDRVSLLRGRNALQLPLMPLAWRYASRREYDVVVTSSHACSKGFYPGRRAIHLCYCYTPMRYLWLSNIDARHRRGARLTAPVSLALKSWDRRSAGWVDDFAAISQAVKDRIQDVYSRPSRVIHPPVATDFYTPGDGERRDFVLAVSRMVPYKRLDLAIRAARLAGVPLVIAGSGPQEVELRQIAEDLSHPVEFVISPDDAALRALYRTARAVIFPPEEDFGIVPVEAQACGTPVVALARGGSLDTVVDGVTGVLVPGQSPDLFAEGLKMVLEGSFRTEDSVANARRFSRAQFRIRFRDWVLHAESGKGS; encoded by the coding sequence TTGACAAATACCCCGCACCCGGACCGCCCTGCCAGCGACCAACCCCCCGAACCCCACCGGATTGCGCTTTGCCACGAGTGGCTCAGCGGCCGCAGCGGCAGCGAAAAGACGTTTGAGGCGATGGCCCAGGAGTTTCCCCGGGCGGATCTTTTCTCCCTGACCTGGAACCGGTCGGCCGAATACGACTTCGGCGGGCGGCCGGTCAAAACCACCGCGCTGGACAGGGTCTCGCTGCTTCGGGGGCGAAATGCACTCCAGCTTCCATTGATGCCCCTGGCCTGGAGGTACGCCTCCCGCCGGGAGTACGACGTGGTGGTGACCTCGAGTCACGCCTGCTCCAAGGGCTTTTATCCCGGCCGGAGGGCAATCCATCTTTGTTACTGCTACACGCCCATGCGCTATCTGTGGCTGTCGAACATCGACGCCCGGCACCGGCGGGGCGCCCGGCTGACCGCTCCGGTTTCGCTCGCTCTGAAAAGCTGGGACCGCAGGTCCGCCGGGTGGGTGGACGACTTCGCCGCAATCTCCCAAGCCGTCAAGGACCGGATACAGGACGTGTACTCCAGGCCGTCCCGGGTCATTCACCCGCCGGTCGCCACGGATTTCTACACCCCGGGCGACGGTGAACGCCGGGACTTCGTCCTGGCCGTCTCCCGGATGGTTCCGTACAAGCGGCTGGACCTGGCGATCCGGGCTGCCCGGCTTGCCGGCGTACCTCTGGTCATCGCAGGGTCCGGACCCCAGGAAGTTGAGCTGCGACAGATTGCCGAAGACCTTTCGCACCCGGTCGAGTTCGTGATCTCCCCCGATGACGCCGCACTTCGCGCGCTCTACCGCACCGCCAGGGCCGTGATCTTCCCCCCGGAGGAGGATTTCGGGATAGTGCCGGTGGAGGCGCAGGCTTGCGGAACCCCGGTGGTTGCCCTGGCCAGGGGCGGGTCGCTCGATACGGTGGTGGACGGCGTTACCGGCGTCCTGGTTCCCGGGCAGAGCCCCGACCTCTTCGCCGAGGGGTTGAAAATGGTACTGGAGGGCAGCTTTCGGACCGAGGACAGCGTAGCCAACGCCCGGAGGTTCTCCCGGGCGCAGTTTCGCATCCGGTTCAGGGACTGGGTGCTCCACGCCGAGAGCGGGAAAGGCTCCTGA
- a CDS encoding sugar transferase: protein MLKKRLFDTTISILAAPLWIPVLLLIGLTILILEGRPIFYTSARRVYGPGTLRLRKFRTMVKDADKVANRQTMPIEGGVRFLNIGVDSPLYTKVGRLIERCNLTELPQLFHVLKGSMSLVGNRPLPESVVDSLLEVHPEAERRFRTRGGLCGPVQLVGRTELSDAERLYIESIYCDRVLNNYSVLLDFYIFFSVVMVGLRLKAPVSVQAIERMLRNDAGVLTESPLALGWSVEAEAEAEAR, encoded by the coding sequence GTGCTCAAAAAGCGGCTCTTCGACACAACTATTTCCATCCTTGCAGCTCCTCTTTGGATCCCGGTCCTGCTATTGATCGGACTGACGATTTTGATCCTTGAGGGAAGGCCGATCTTTTACACCTCGGCGAGGCGCGTCTACGGACCGGGAACCCTCCGGCTGCGCAAGTTCCGGACCATGGTCAAGGACGCCGACAAGGTTGCCAACCGGCAAACGATGCCTATCGAGGGAGGCGTTCGGTTCCTCAACATCGGCGTGGACTCCCCCCTGTACACCAAAGTGGGCAGACTGATCGAACGCTGCAACCTGACCGAGCTGCCCCAGCTTTTCCACGTTCTGAAGGGATCGATGAGCCTGGTCGGCAATCGGCCGCTTCCCGAGTCCGTCGTCGACTCGCTTCTGGAGGTTCACCCGGAAGCCGAAAGGCGGTTCCGGACCCGGGGCGGGCTCTGCGGGCCGGTGCAGCTGGTCGGAAGGACCGAGCTGTCGGATGCCGAGCGCCTGTACATCGAAAGCATCTACTGCGACCGGGTGCTCAACAACTACTCGGTGCTGCTGGACTTCTATATCTTCTTCTCCGTGGTGATGGTCGGCCTTCGCCTGAAGGCCCCGGTGAGCGTGCAGGCTATCGAGCGGATGCTGCGTAACGACGCCGGGGTTCTAACCGAATCACCGCTCGCCCTAGGCTGGTCCGTGGAGGCGGAGGCGGAGGCCGAAGCGCGCTGA
- a CDS encoding NAD-dependent epimerase/dehydratase family protein: MFGGSGFVGGIVSAAVVEAGHHLTRLTGVRVEGAYHPDRSIEQSALDWIRSHPDPAAQLTRELSGVDVLVNAAGMAEPESDEVERLFDSNAVLAAVVAQTAAGAGVPRLIHISSAAVQGRRDPLDETDELEPLTAYGRSKAAGERVLLQRKVDVPAELVVYRPTSVQGPSRGLTRKLVAFTSLPLVPLPGRGTSPVPVCLGPAVGAVVVFLLSAQSPPAVVLQPSDGMTTRTLLDALGDNPRYLPVPGVLAKMAVEAGYRLGRRSSRIGALSRRLDLLVNGQAQDARALRSMGFTVAADLQAYRRLGAQVRAESRPAPPD, from the coding sequence GTGTTCGGGGGTAGCGGCTTCGTCGGGGGAATCGTCTCGGCGGCAGTGGTGGAGGCAGGACATCACCTGACCCGGCTCACCGGAGTCCGGGTTGAGGGGGCGTACCACCCGGACCGGTCCATCGAGCAGTCGGCTCTTGACTGGATCCGTTCCCACCCCGATCCCGCGGCCCAGTTGACGCGCGAGCTGTCCGGAGTCGACGTCCTGGTCAACGCAGCCGGAATGGCGGAGCCGGAAAGCGACGAGGTTGAGCGCCTGTTCGATTCCAATGCCGTGCTGGCAGCGGTTGTCGCACAAACGGCGGCCGGCGCAGGCGTGCCCCGTTTGATCCACATCAGCAGTGCCGCAGTTCAGGGGCGGCGGGACCCGCTGGACGAGACCGATGAGCTGGAGCCGCTGACCGCTTACGGACGGTCGAAGGCGGCCGGGGAAAGGGTCCTGCTACAGCGAAAGGTCGACGTGCCTGCCGAGCTGGTCGTCTACCGGCCCACCTCTGTCCAGGGCCCTTCCCGGGGACTGACCAGGAAGCTGGTGGCGTTCACGTCACTGCCCCTGGTGCCGCTTCCCGGAAGGGGCACCAGCCCGGTTCCCGTCTGCCTCGGCCCGGCGGTAGGGGCCGTGGTTGTCTTCCTGCTGAGCGCCCAGTCGCCGCCGGCCGTCGTCCTCCAGCCGTCGGACGGCATGACCACACGAACCCTTCTGGATGCCCTGGGGGACAACCCAAGGTATCTGCCGGTGCCGGGCGTGCTGGCCAAAATGGCCGTAGAGGCGGGATACCGCCTCGGGAGGCGGTCGAGCAGAATCGGCGCGCTCTCCCGGCGCCTGGATCTTCTTGTGAACGGGCAGGCCCAGGACGCCCGGGCCCTGCGCTCGATGGGTTTTACGGTTGCCGCCGATCTTCAGGCCTATCGACGGCTCGGAGCACAGGTCCGGGCCGAAAGCCGGCCGGCGCCCCCGGACTAG
- a CDS encoding class I SAM-dependent methyltransferase, which translates to MGYFDWHEQPGYFRDITRHFPADAKLLDVGCGTGWVSDHFSDYTGVDGSPDAVEAASKLGRNVSLLDLAGPLPFGDESFDGAILKDILEHVPDPVFTVKEVQRVLKPGGVVFASSPDAQRWVWDDYTHRRPFSRRSFRLLFQDQGFEVERLGYECVFPGTGRISKLTRRKRRPRMIQAAARLPFVRRNVWILARRTG; encoded by the coding sequence ATGGGCTACTTCGACTGGCACGAGCAGCCGGGTTACTTCCGGGACATCACCCGCCATTTCCCCGCCGACGCCAAACTGCTGGACGTGGGGTGCGGGACCGGATGGGTCTCGGACCACTTCTCCGACTACACCGGGGTGGACGGCTCACCCGATGCGGTCGAGGCGGCCTCGAAGCTCGGGCGCAATGTCAGCCTGCTGGATCTGGCCGGCCCTCTGCCCTTCGGCGATGAAAGCTTCGACGGGGCGATTCTCAAGGACATCCTGGAGCACGTTCCCGACCCGGTGTTTACCGTGAAGGAGGTGCAACGGGTCCTGAAACCCGGCGGAGTTGTGTTCGCCTCCTCGCCGGATGCCCAACGCTGGGTATGGGACGACTACACCCACCGCCGGCCCTTCAGCCGGAGGTCGTTCAGGCTGCTTTTTCAGGATCAGGGCTTCGAGGTCGAACGGCTCGGGTACGAGTGCGTGTTCCCGGGGACCGGGCGAATCTCGAAACTGACGAGGCGCAAACGCCGGCCCCGGATGATCCAGGCCGCCGCCCGGCTTCCGTTCGTGAGGCGCAACGTCTGGATCCTGGCTCGCCGCACAGGCTGA
- a CDS encoding glycosyltransferase, producing MWPGSEIADIANDPREWNGQRDWFRIPPAELTLFMHQQRPLRAVPSVTLIHDTIPLHYAAGPIQRGLKRAFLRRVASISGELLTDSDYSRDCIVRDLGVAGETVTVVRWPADTEMAERIVKLRRRMEPQKNAIYLGLFLPHKNLDRLLAAFAETRFCAEGGKLTLMGGLEQETDRLISRLDADQKGWVSVHPFSSQQDLEYLLATSRFLVQPSLEEGFGLPAWEALCCGLPVCSSDGGSLPEVTRGQADIFPATSTEQMVTALDRCAARAELMTPETAERASQEFISGSPSISDLARQVEGIVERNLGRRHGLSEPAARSKN from the coding sequence GTGTGGCCGGGCAGCGAGATAGCCGATATCGCCAACGACCCGCGGGAGTGGAACGGGCAGCGAGACTGGTTTCGTATCCCTCCGGCGGAGCTGACGCTGTTCATGCATCAGCAGCGGCCGTTGCGGGCGGTTCCATCGGTGACGCTTATCCATGACACAATTCCGCTGCACTACGCCGCCGGGCCGATCCAGCGGGGGTTGAAGCGAGCATTCCTCCGCCGGGTGGCCTCCATCTCCGGGGAGCTGCTCACCGACTCCGACTACTCGCGAGACTGCATCGTCCGTGATCTGGGGGTCGCCGGGGAGACGGTTACCGTTGTCCGCTGGCCCGCCGACACCGAGATGGCGGAGCGGATCGTAAAACTACGCCGGCGAATGGAGCCGCAGAAAAATGCGATCTACCTCGGGCTGTTCCTGCCCCACAAGAACCTTGACCGGCTGCTTGCCGCATTCGCCGAAACAAGGTTTTGCGCCGAGGGCGGAAAGCTCACCTTGATGGGCGGCCTCGAACAGGAAACCGATCGGCTCATCTCGCGCCTCGATGCAGACCAGAAAGGGTGGGTTTCGGTTCATCCCTTCTCCAGCCAGCAGGACCTGGAGTACCTGCTGGCCACCTCCCGCTTTCTGGTCCAGCCCTCGCTCGAGGAGGGATTCGGCCTGCCGGCCTGGGAGGCGCTCTGTTGCGGCCTGCCGGTTTGCTCCAGCGACGGGGGGTCTCTGCCGGAGGTCACCCGAGGGCAGGCGGACATTTTCCCCGCCACGTCCACCGAGCAGATGGTTACCGCCCTGGACCGCTGCGCCGCCCGGGCCGAGCTGATGACGCCGGAAACCGCAGAGCGCGCTTCGCAGGAATTCATCAGCGGCTCCCCGAGCATCTCGGACCTGGCTCGTCAGGTGGAAGGAATTGTCGAGCGCAACCTGGGGCGCCGCCACGGGTTATCCGAACCCGCCGCCCGCTCGAAAAACTGA
- a CDS encoding FkbM family methyltransferase produces the protein MKKAQRLAARLPPKWNRRVREAGKVLINYRGARSTGTRGILFKLVSRYSPLVATEYGKGRILVDTADGEIGRRVFITHEYERRYMGAAVDYLKQVAGALPGPVFVDVGANIGISTLDALLHFGFEKAVCFEPDSWNFKILKMNLVLNDLTERADAHRMALSNSEGERLLQRTEGNSGDSQLVAPTDPGGPGEGNREVCKTTRLDTYLDAHPGLLEQIGLLWIDAQGHDPIVLQGAERLMKQGTPVVVEYWPKGLQAQSALELFETLVADNYSTVVDLRVLSDGNLAQATIATSEIRSLRGYYLDEEFTDLLLLK, from the coding sequence GTGAAGAAAGCCCAACGACTTGCCGCCCGGCTGCCACCCAAGTGGAACCGCAGGGTCCGCGAGGCCGGCAAGGTCCTGATCAACTACCGGGGGGCCCGGTCCACCGGCACTCGGGGAATTCTTTTCAAGCTGGTGAGCCGCTACTCGCCGCTGGTGGCCACGGAGTACGGAAAAGGCAGGATCCTGGTGGACACCGCCGACGGCGAGATCGGCCGCAGGGTGTTCATCACGCACGAGTATGAGCGACGCTATATGGGCGCTGCGGTCGACTACCTCAAGCAGGTCGCTGGTGCACTTCCCGGACCTGTCTTCGTGGATGTCGGGGCCAACATCGGCATCTCCACCCTGGACGCGCTGCTTCATTTCGGCTTCGAAAAAGCGGTGTGCTTCGAGCCGGACAGCTGGAACTTTAAGATTCTGAAGATGAACCTGGTACTCAACGACCTGACCGAAAGGGCCGATGCCCACCGGATGGCCCTGTCCAACAGCGAGGGCGAACGCCTTCTTCAGAGGACCGAGGGCAACTCCGGCGACTCCCAGCTTGTCGCCCCAACCGACCCGGGCGGGCCCGGCGAAGGCAACCGGGAGGTTTGCAAGACAACCCGGCTGGACACCTACCTGGACGCTCACCCGGGTCTTCTGGAGCAGATAGGGCTTCTGTGGATCGACGCCCAGGGCCACGACCCAATTGTGCTGCAGGGCGCCGAACGCCTGATGAAGCAGGGAACCCCGGTGGTCGTCGAGTACTGGCCCAAGGGCCTGCAGGCGCAATCCGCGCTAGAGCTGTTCGAGACGCTGGTCGCCGACAACTACAGCACGGTGGTAGATCTTCGCGTCCTGTCGGACGGCAACCTTGCCCAGGCAACCATCGCCACGTCCGAGATCCGGAGTTTGCGGGGATACTACCTGGATGAAGAATTCACCGACCTGCTCCTGCTGAAGTAG